The bacterium nucleotide sequence CTGGTAGAAGCTAAGATATTGGCTTCGACTACATTGCGAACGAATGTAAAGTCGCGGCTTTGGGTTCCGTCGCCGAATATTACCGGCTGCTCGCCATTGAGCATTGAGGTTACGAATATGGGGATTACTGCTGCATAGGCGCTGCTGGGGTCCTGGTTGGGGCCAAAAACGTTGAAATATCGAAGGCTGACGCTCTCAAGACCGAACAATTTATAAAATAAGTTGCAATAGACTTCGCCCACATATTTTGCCAGCGCGTAAGGCGAGAGAAATGATACAGGCATGTCTTCGGTCTTAAACTCAGCCTCGATATCCCCATAAGCCGCGCTCGATGCGGCATAGACCACCCGCTTAATCCCCGAATCACGCGCGGCCAGCAGCACTTTGAGAGTGCCGTCGATGTTACTTCGATTATTGGCAAGCGGATCATCTATGGAATTTGGAACGGAAGCTAGCGCTGCATGGTGAAGGACAAAATCAAAACCGTTGAACTCCTCCATCAGTAATGGCAAATCGGTAATATCTCCAAAGACGAAGTCGATAGCATGCAAGACATCACGCAAGTTCGCCATTTTTCCGGTGGAAAGATTATCCACCACTTTGACCTCATGGCCGCGCAGGACAAGCTCTCGAACCAAATTTGAGCCGATAAACCCGGCTCCTCCAGTGACGATGTATTTAGACATAGCAGGATAGTCTCCTCGGATATTGCCAGGGCTTAAGCCGCCTTGAGTTCTTCTTGTTCCTCGATCGATACTGTCGCTACGGTGGGGACTTC carries:
- a CDS encoding NAD-dependent epimerase/dehydratase family protein, which encodes MSKYIVTGGAGFIGSNLVRELVLRGHEVKVVDNLSTGKMANLRDVLHAIDFVFGDITDLPLLMEEFNGFDFVLHHAALASVPNSIDDPLANNRSNIDGTLKVLLAARDSGIKRVVYAASSAAYGDIEAEFKTEDMPVSFLSPYALAKYVGEVYCNLFYKLFGLESVSLRYFNVFGPNQDPSSAYAAVIPIFVTSMLNGEQPVIFGDGTQSRDFTFVRNVVEANILAST